In the Candidatus Protochlamydia phocaeensis genome, TGTCTTAAAAGAATCGGGCTGATAAATAAGCTCTTCTAAGGCTCTAAAGCGATTGTCTATAGCCAATAAAGATGCCTGGATAAAAAGAGCGAGCAAATTAGCTTCAAGCGGGTGGTTGCTGGCATGGCCGATTTTCAACAGAGTCTCTTGAATGTCAGCTAATGTATCAATATTCTTAATTGTATAAAGTTTAATGCCCTGATTGCGCAGCATTTCAAGCATGGGGGGATGGGTATAATGGGCAACAAAGGCTAGATGAGGCTGTGTTAAATAAAGCTTTTCGGCTTGATAGCAATCAATATGTGAAGGAATGCGCTCCAGCGCTTCGGAAGGATAAAGTTGAGGCAGCTCTCTCAGTCCTTTGGGGATGGCCGTCAATTCTTGCGGTTTGGCAATGGCAAGCAGAAAACTGGCAGCGACATAAGTCTGTGGAAGAAAGCGCGTAAATGAATCTTCCAGTTGAATGATATGCCCGGCATCATCTCTCATGCTTTTCAGACGCAACCGGCAATTTAATTCTTGCAGCTTATCAGAAGGGGATTCTTGGATGAGACGGGCAATTAAATGGGCTTGCAGATAGGCATCCGAAGATAAACGTTGAATTCCGTTCACTCCCTTTTCTGTAAGTATTTGCGCATCGCGGTCCCAGCTGGCGATGAAATCAAGCATGAGGGGGATATCTCCTGCCAAGGCTTGACGCAAGGATTCTCGCTGAATGGGAGAAAGATAGGGAAGTAAATCTGCGGTATTGAGGGTCAAGGCTGGCGTTTCCAATTCGGATGTATCCAGCATGTGAGAAGAATTAGCCCGAAAAGCCAAAGTCCACCATCCCATTACAAAACTAATCATAAGAGAATATAAAAGCGGAGTGGAAAGAAACTTTTTCATCTCGGATCCTATAGGATGGCTGGGAGATCACACATAAGGGAAAGCAGAAGCGATATTAAGGAGAAAGCGAATCAGGCTGGCCTTGTTCCGTAGGGAACAACAAGCCAGCCAAAGGAAGCTGCTGCCTTATTCTTTTTCTTCCTCTTCTTCATCAGCGTCTGCAATCAACGCTTCCGATAAGAGGACGATTCCGGCTGTAGAGGCCGCATAAGTCAGCGTATTTTTGACAACTTTGGCAGGATC is a window encoding:
- a CDS encoding ABC transporter substrate-binding protein, which codes for MKKFLSTPLLYSLMISFVMGWWTLAFRANSSHMLDTSELETPALTLNTADLLPYLSPIQRESLRQALAGDIPLMLDFIASWDRDAQILTEKGVNGIQRLSSDAYLQAHLIARLIQESPSDKLQELNCRLRLKSMRDDAGHIIQLEDSFTRFLPQTYVAASFLLAIAKPQELTAIPKGLRELPQLYPSEALERIPSHIDCYQAEKLYLTQPHLAFVAHYTHPPMLEMLRNQGIKLYTIKNIDTLADIQETLLKIGHASNHPLEANLLALFIQASLLAIDNRFRALEELIYQPDSFKTVLYLYYHQNYMMPTDKCLTGQLLQRAFALHKGLSCPIPSSQHEWRIPFEQEKILNSNPDCLILSLPPSVSGFKNWIAHHKMFQELPAFHSRRIFYVDEAVQESPTQYIVLAYFDLFQALASAHYL